A region of Homo sapiens chromosome X, GRCh38.p14 Primary Assembly DNA encodes the following proteins:
- the TMEM31 gene encoding transmembrane protein 31, whose protein sequence is MRLTEKSEGEQQLKPNNSNAPNEDQEEEIQQSEQHTPARQRTQRADTQPSRCRLPSRRTPTTSSDRTINLLEVLPWPTEWIFNPYRLPALFELYPEFLLVFKEAFHDISHCLKAQMEKIGLPIILHLFALSTLYFYKFFLPTILSLSFFILLVLLLLLFIIVFILIFF, encoded by the exons ATGAGGTTAACAGAAAAGAGTGAGGGAGAACAACAACTCAAGCCCAACAACTCTAATGCACCCAATGAAGATCAAGAAGAAGAAATCCAACAGTCAGAACAG CATACTCCAGCAAGGCAGCGAACACAAAGAGCAGACACACAGCCATCCAGATGTCGATTGCCTTCACGTAGGACACCTACAACATCCAGCGACAGAACGATCAACCTTCTTGAAGTCCTTCCGTGGCCTACTGAGTGGATTTTCAACCCCTATCGATTGCCTGCTCTTTTTGAGCTTTATCCTGAATTTCTTCTGGTGTTTAAAGAAGCCTTCCATGACATATCCCATTGTCTGAAAGCCCAGATGGAAAAGATCGGACTGCCCATCATACTCCACCTCTTCGCACTCTCCACCCTCTACTTCTACAAGTTTTTCCTTCCTAcaattctttccctttctttctttattcttcttgtacttctgcttctgctttttattattgtCTTCATTCTGATCTTCTTCTGA